Part of the Candidatus Hydrogenedens sp. genome, ATATTGACACCCCAACCATAGGTATAAGAATCGCCAAAGACAAGTATCCGATAGGTATCCTTATCTTTTGGAATAGAAATCTCTTTATCACGGATACCAATAGAATTGATACTTACTCGATAGCGGAAATCTGTTGAAACAAATTCCTCATTTGAACCTTTAGGAAAAATAAGATGGAGACCCTGTATTAAATAATAATCATCGGGGAAACTGAACACATCATCAATAAAATGTAGAACAAGGACTACAAGTAAAACAGAAAAGAATAAAAGACAAAATTCTTTCCATCCAAATCGGACTTTTTCTTTCTTTTCCATTTATATAAATAACCTCAGGATTGTTATAGAACCTGACTTTAATTTTATGTCTATGTTGGTGTTCGTTTCCAAATCAAAAGAGATAGTATCAGAAATAAGATATTGGCTCCCCACGCACTTATCATAGGTGGCAAAGTCTGGAGATACCCCAAACCCGTAAATAGGACGAAACAAAGCATATAACACAAAGCAGAGATGGCTGTTATTCCGAAACTTAATATAAATCCGCCTCGTTTCCATAATACAGACAAAGGTAAAGCAAGCAATAACATAATAAAAACGCTGGCAGGTCGGGCTATTCGTGCATTCCAATCCACCTCGTATTTATAAGTAGGTATTCCAAAGAAACGGGCGCGTTTAATCTCTTCATAAAACTGTTTCCATGTTTTCAGTTCTTGTGGTAAATCAAGGGCAAACAATGTTTCGGGGGATTCTGTAAATGGAGCCGGTATTTGTGTAATACGAATTACCTCCTGTTCCATATCTTTCTTCGGGAAAAGAATAAACTGGCGACCCTCTTCAATGAACCATTTCTTCTGTTTCTTATCCCACCAGATATACCGTGCCCGTATTTCGTCAATGCGGTCTTCCTGAATACGATGAATTACCACATCCCTGCCTGTCATAGCTTCCCGATTGAACCGTAATATATGACAGGTCCAATTCCCACTCAGATTCGTCCAGCTCACCCCGGAACGCGTGTCTCCCAGATGGTATGAGAAATACATCTTTTCCAGATTACGAAATTGTTCCGCACACCATACACCCATAGTATCTTCCACAAAAAAACTGCCTATTGCAATAAATAACCCCGCAAGAAATACACTGGTTGTAATCCTTAATAGAGGAATTCCTCCCGAAAGTAATGCAGATATTTCCCCTTCCTGAGTACTTTTACCCCAGACTAAAAAAGTCGTTAGCATAATTCCCGCAGAAAGGAAATGATATTGCAAAAAGATTTTTGGCAGAGATAACAGATAATATTGGGCAATAATCATAAAAGGTACATTATACTTTTGCACAGATTCCTGTCGAGTGGTAA contains:
- a CDS encoding LptF/LptG family permease; translation: MKTIDKYYLSWWLKTFLRVLIALAFLYIIVDFFTTRQESVQKYNVPFMIIAQYYLLSLPKIFLQYHFLSAGIMLTTFLVWGKSTQEGEISALLSGGIPLLRITTSVFLAGLFIAIGSFFVEDTMGVWCAEQFRNLEKMYFSYHLGDTRSGVSWTNLSGNWTCHILRFNREAMTGRDVVIHRIQEDRIDEIRARYIWWDKKQKKWFIEEGRQFILFPKKDMEQEVIRITQIPAPFTESPETLFALDLPQELKTWKQFYEEIKRARFFGIPTYKYEVDWNARIARPASVFIMLLLALPLSVLWKRGGFILSFGITAISALCYMLCFVLFTGLGYLQTLPPMISAWGANILFLILSLLIWKRTPT